In Ascaphus truei isolate aAscTru1 chromosome 21, aAscTru1.hap1, whole genome shotgun sequence, one DNA window encodes the following:
- the SEC16A gene encoding protein transport protein Sec16A isoform X6, whose protein sequence is MQPPPQTGPPTTCAPPRMGMTSNAYWRKRGPTPASVTTAPVQPVTDPFAFVRKTPQSMLPGNAPKGNLVVMPSPSPSLYPQPVPVTSSAVGDYSHGMQTSVPGSVLQPVAKGGMYTNVSAPSAMTGHLASSMPTTLSTEPGHCHTAVPSFQNAPSGLENAYVHPYGGVPVQNRPQSRQGMPADLNNSSNVAPPISSCAPAPSQQATGHWGLIQSAPPTSVPNYYSLSTQNSAYNAPYSSPPYLEVSNLHPQSNLLPNEPQHQTVQHRTAPVHLPVASGEKNVSHNSSFQFSSAFQTDYIHNQNPGQSNNWFNQPYQEQLHPPLPKPNLVQSGTRSAISENTHHEDSGQVSSHILSGADSGAISMFFKGDDAENVEILSRDKQRVSDKSDFDAAYCHSIGYQGSGPPPLPQQTIANIQSQTPVTVHSQAPSSQPFLSQNISSYYDPQASWKHDVYAIVDNTSIEADVGTEPQYDNVENIEVLPNEPPNTSLFPVSVNSDVFRHVPVPGPSLPKCDTNHTKGGPVLETLDALAHPVRRDSVSSSYSNISHRSLPSSTRPQELVGTFIQKESGKLDNDLSTNFFKQVDSSPMAGDAGVQSMSQNGFHGNSSQPPTPSPPKPTGIFQTSPNSSFEPVRSHGVGIKPTEVDQAKVVGEVREGHKVLTVASHGAAIPTASPGNLEQPPDNLETIVTDKLNTRACATNSGNLFQSVGGSSFETISLLLDKRPSSRAYGSNKKCESPATTLWAQDELPNFGGNVLLAPAAPALYVPPKPQTEIIQPPEDGLLQQPNRLELVKLQPSPEEHISSENLENPPKIGDEEHLHSQASSGYASLLSSPPTESLPTQPLLIAQPNKSYNLAQPINFSMSLPNQNKNINSVQDQGVGDKPISTTQAPPSNFLSEENPSPSLIHTGSVLNIPVFPHLSSNNSAPSSDLFPEPSSNQPSHLLRHNPSNQIPLNLATESHKTVKVESLPPDAANKSAAPVSVQTGTHLPVGFGNAMLPPPTSNSSNTLSRTNSQAETAFALDFTVPRAPTNHSANSGMPITSRPVFPIQSVNAQNIQPGAGINNQGFYQQQSALENSQQGPESSYQYMTPAPQPIPLVSSAQQIIPGRMSVQPPQQMGAQMPSTQHPTGPGPPYSSTSEPVPKYGTSEQPAYTLQPVPAQTTAYAEQPRPPASQTPQQGLGPSADPYYYYSHYGAYPPQYQQPYQPPDPRAPPFYYQDPYAAYYPTSGNYGNAAFVDSGKYRYPEPERPSSRSSHCSDRPPSRQGESASGDWGNQNNYKADYRNQYDYGDPARWDRYPGSYDPGYRDPRSNYWNYMYGNREDAYQRKDPYTYTNRYSVYDDPWQYDPRFVSGFDDENEPQRDLAKDDFDRRSVHSEQSARSLHSSQSVHSRRSSFSSHSQHSQIYKSQQDLTATAYDAQMQNPSLPNDYSYGIYPNNYGSQPALDSYLYGYQNQTEWPHAEPVPSRSLTPEKFASPHVCARFGPGGHLIKVLPNLPSDGQPTLVEIHTMEIILQNTHEQEQMRAFPGPLVKDETHKVDVINYAQNRAKECSRDESLLDQESASLLWDFVMLLCRQNGTVVGTDIAELLLQDHKTVWLPGKSPNEANLIDFSNEPVGQEEESVVSQLSFLTDMLPSTGNSLEKETERFRELLLFGRKKDALESAMKHGLWGHALLLASKMDSRTHARVMTRFANSLPINDPLQTVYQLMSGRMPAAATCCGDEKWGDWRPHIAMVLSNLTNNLDVPSRTITTMGDTLASRGLLDAAHFCYLMAQVGFGVYTKKTAKIVLIGSNHTLPFAKFASNEAIQRTEAYEYAQSLGSRAFSLPNIQVFKFIYACRLAEHGLSAQAFHYCEVISRAILKHPSYYSPVLVSQLLEVSSHLRFFDPQLKEKPEQELFIEPPWLLHLRHVDMQIKKGTIVYDTGRSTPQQYACSTPSSEQDHVSQSDGIGAVQEMAFGNENPLLENLLPSMPSDQGFQLMPPGPENHQSIDHVSAIAEPSYPAAPPSLVSKPGFSPPVTAPGFVQYSGAPTYPAPVVDPLTPPPQATDFAPQEQWNQDPGMQRIAQNSPPKTTFREPGFDFYGEMAKMAPGQRSRTVSQSSTHMRRTRTTSESSSHSIGSGRRNSAITQPSPPPPAIPEQDRQEARKEPKTQSSSQGSGKSWFPLKISWLLRKGKNEAHLPDDRNKSIVWDGKKQRWVNLDEPEGEEIKPPPPPPPHGIPKGSQSAAFGPGGPPNSSINKFSIRAAGTRGRYVDVLNPSGSRPTNSVLPPADLFAPLAPMAIPTNLFVPNAVSEEQQPAEASGPEMVPASDQAHYDNPSHTQASSNLAPTSGPPAGAVPFYNPSQFAQQPSGGARPGRLGQRKYPSLK, encoded by the exons ATGCAGCCACCACCGCAAACCGGTCCACCTACAACATGTGCCCCTCCCCGCATGGGAATGACTTCTAATGCATATTGGCGTAAAAGGGGACCTACGCCAGCATCGGTAACTACAGCTCCAGTGCAACCAGTAACAGACCCTTTTGCGTTCGTCAGAAAGACCCCGCAAAGTATGCTACCAGGCAATGCCCCAAAAGGCAACCTGGTGGTAATGCCAAGTCCTTCCCCATCATTGTATCCTCAGCCTGTTCCAGTGACTTCTTCGGCTGTCGGAGATTACTCACATGGAATGCAGACATCGGTACCAGGATCTGTATTGCAACCGGTGGCAAAGGGAGGCATGTACACCAATGTATCTGCTCCATCGGCAATGACTGGCCATCTTGCAAGTAGCATGCCCACTACTCTGAGCACAGAACCAGGACACTGTCATACTGCTGTACCATCTTTTCAAAATGCGCCAAGTGGACTAGAAAATGCGTATGTGCATCCCTATGGGGGAGTACCTGTTCAAAACCGACCTCAGAGCAGACAAGGTATGCCTGCAGATTTGAACAATAGCAGCAATGTTGCACCACCCATATCATCATGTGCTCCGGCACCTTCTCAACAAGCCACTGGTCACTGGGGTCTTATACAGAGTGCACCTCCTACCTCTGTTCCAAATTATTACTCCCTGTCTACTCAGAATTCAGCTTACAATGCTCCTTATTCCTCTCCTCCCTATTTAGAAGTATCAAATCTGCATCCACAGTCAAATCTACTTCCTAATGAACCACAACATCAAACAGTGCAGCATAGAACAGCACCAGTCCATTTACCGGTTGCAAGCGGTGAAAAAAATGTTTCTCATAATAGCAGTTTCCAGTTCAGCAGTGCATTTCAGACAGACTATATCCATAACCAAAATCCTGGACAGAGTAACAACTGGTTTAACCAACCTTACCAGGAACAGCTGCATCCTCCTTTACCCAAGCCTAACCTTGTACAGTCTGGGACTCGATCTGCAATCTCCGAAAACACTCACCATGAAGACTCTGGCCAAGTATCCAGCCATATCCTCTCCGGAGCAGATTCCGGTGCAATATCAATGTTTTTTAAAGGAGATGATGCCGAAAATGTGGAAATACTTTCCAGAGACAAGCAGCGTGTTTCCGATAAATCAGATTTTGATGCGGCTTATTGCCATAGTATTGGGTATCAGGGTAGTGGGCCTCCACCACTGCCCCAACAAACCATAGCAAATATTCAGTCCCAAACACCAGTCACTGTACATTCCCAGGCTCCGAGTAGCCAACCATTTTTGTCTCAGAATATTAGCAGCTATTATGATCCACAAGCATCTTGGAAACATGATGTTTACGCCATTGTCGATAACACATCTATTGAAGCAGATGTTGGAACTGAGCCACAGTATGACAATGTTGAAAATATAGAAGTTCTCCCAAATGAGCCTCCTAATACCAGCCTCTTTCCGGTTAGTGTAAATTCAGATGTTTTCAGACATGTCCCGGTACCTGGGCCTTCTCTGCCAAAGTGTGATACTAACCATACTAAAGGCGGTCCGGTCTTGGAAACACTTGATGCTTTAGCTCATCCAGTTAGAAGGGATAGCGTCTCATCAAGCTACAGTAACATAAGTCATAGAAGTTTGCCTAGTTCAACCAGACCGCAAGAGCTAGTGGGGACTTTTATTCAGAAGGAGAGTGGGAAACTGGATAATGATTTATCCACCAATTTCTTTAAGCAAGTAGACTCTTCTCCCATGGCAGGAGATGCTGGTGTGCAGAGTATGAGTCAAAATGGTTTCCATGGTAACTCGTCACAGCCCCCAACCCCAAGTCCACCCAAACCTACAGGGATATTTCAGACAAGTCCAAATAGTTCTTTCGAGCCTGTGAGATCACATGGTGTGGGTATAAAACCAACAGAGGTGGACCAAGCAAAAGTGGTAGGAGAAGTGCGAGAGGGTCATAAGGTACTAACCGTTGCTTCCCATGGTGCTGCGATACCTACTGCTTCCCCAGGTAACTTGGAACAACCTCCTGATAACTTAGAAACTATTGTCACTGATAAATTAAATACTCGGGCGTGTGCTACCAACAGTGGAAATCTCTTTCAGTCTGTTGGGGGTTCATCATTTGAAACAATATCATTACTACTTGATAAAAGACCTTCCTCAAGAGCTTATGGGTCAAATAAAAAGTGTGAAAGCCCTGCAACTACCCTATGGGCTCAAGATGAACTACCAAATTTTGGAGGGAATGTTCTTCTAGCTCCTGCGGCTCCTGCACTATACGTACCCCCTAAACCTCAAACCGAAATTATTCAACCTCCAGAAGATGGATTATTACAACAACCCAACAGATTAGAGTTGGTTAAATTGCAACCCTCCCCTGAAGAGCACATTTCTTCTGAAAACCTAGAGAATCCTCCCAAAATAGGAGATGAGGAGCATCTTCACTCCCAGGCAAGTTCAGGTTATGCCAGTTTGTTGTCATCACCACCCACTGAATCCTTGCCAACTCAACCTCTGTTAATTGCTCAGCCAAATAAAAGCTATAATTTGGCTCAACCAATAAACTTTTCTATGTCTTTACCAAATCAAAATAAGAACATTAACTCGGTGCAAGACCAGGGAGTAGGTGACAAGCCAATTTCAACGACCCAGGCTCCACCAAGTAATTTCCTTTCTGAAGAAAATCCTTCACCTTCTCTTATTCATACAGGATCTGTCCTGAATATACCTGTGTTCCCTCACCTGTCCAGCAACAATTCAGCACCCAGCAGTGATCTTTTTCCTGAACCTTCTTCCAATCAGCCTTCACATTTGTTGAGACACAATCCATCAAATCAAATACCACTCAATCTAGCCACAGAAAGTCATAAGACTGTTAAAGTTGAAAGTTTACCCCCTGATGCTGCTAATAAATCAGCAGCTCCTGTGTCTGTGCAGACTGGTACACATTTACCAGTTGGTTTCGGAAATGCGATGTTGCCTCCACCAACAAGTAATAGTAGTAACACCCTCAGCCGTACAAATAGCCAGGCGGAAACTGCATTTGCTTTAGATTTTACAGTTCCTCGTGCACCAACTAACCACAGTGCAAATAGTGGCATGCCAATTACCAGCCGTCCAGTATTCCCTATACAATCTGTCAATGCTCAGAATATCCAACCAGGTGCAGGTATTAATAATCAGGGTTTTTATCAGCAGCAGTCTGCTTTAGAGAACTCGCAGCAGGGGCCAGAATCATCATACCAGTACATGACACCTGCCCCTCAGCCTATACCGTTGGTTTCTTCTGCACAACAAATAATTCCTGGGAGAATGTCTGTCCAACCTCCCCAACAGATGGGAGCTCAAATGCCAAGTACTCAACACCCTACTGGGCCGGGGCCGCCTTATAGCAGCACTTCAGAGCCAGTGCCTAAATATGGAACGTCCGAGCAGCCTGCCTATACACTTCAACCTGTGCCTGCACAGACCACTGCATATGCAGAGCAGCCAAGGCCTCCAGCTTCCCAAACTCCACAGCAAGGGCTTGGGCCATCAGCAGATCCCTATTATTACTATAGCCATTATGGTGCCTATCCTCCCCAATACCAACAACCGTATCAGCCCCCGGATCCCAGGGCTCCTCCTTTTTACTACCAG GATCCCTATGCAGCATATTACCCCACTTCCGGAAACTATGGCAACGCTGCGTTTGTGGACTCAGGAAAGTATCGATACCCAGAGCCAGAACGACCAAGCTCAAGATCTAGCCACTGCTCAGATAGACCACCCTCACG gcagggggagagtgctTCAGGAGACTGGGGCAATCAAAACAATTACAAAGCAGATTACCGAAACCAGTATGATTATGGAG ATCCTGCACGCTGGGATCGCTATCCTGGATCTTATGACCCTGGATATAGAGATCCCAGGAGCAACTACTGGAATTACATGTATGGTAACCGTGAAGACGCCTACCAAAGAAAGGACCCGTATACTTACACAAACAG ATACAGTGTATATGATGATCCTTGGCAGTACGACCCGCGTTTCGTTAGTGGCTTTGACGATGAGAACGAACCACAAAGAGATCTTGCGAAGGATGATTTTGATAGACGCAGCGTGCACAGTGAGCAGTCAGCCCGCAGTCTGCACAGCTCACAGAGTGTGCACAGCCGCAGAAGCAGCTTCAGCTCGCACTCTCAACAC AGCCAGATTTATAAAAGCCAGCAGGACCTAACTGCTACTGCGTATGATGCTCAAATGCAGAACCCTTCCCTCCCTAATGACTATTCCTATGGAATCTATCCCAATAATTATGGCAGCCAGCCGGCACTGGACAGTTATCTATATGGATACCAAAACCAAACGGAGTGGCCACATGCAGAGCCAG TTCCCTCAAGGTCACTGACTCCAGAGAAGTTTGCAAGTCCTCATGTCTGTGCCAGATTTGGTCCCGGCGGGCATCTAATTAAAGTTCTCCCTAACCTACCTTCAGATGGACAGCCGACTTTAGTGGAGATCCACACCATGGAG ATTATATTGCAAAATACACATGAGCAAGAGCAGATGAGGGCTTTCCCTGGACCCCTGGTGAA GGATGAAACTCACAAGGTTGATGTAATCAATTATGCACAAAACCGAGCCAAAGAGTGTTCACGGGATGAAAGTCTGTTAGACCAAGAATCTGCAAGCCTGCTGTGGGACTTCGTCATGCTCCTGTGCAGGCAAAATGGG ACCGTTGTGGGGACCGATATTGCTGAGCTCCTCTTGCAAGATCACAAAACGGTGTGGCTTCCCGGGAAGTCTCCAAATGAAGCGAACCTGATAGATTTCAGCAACGAGCCCGTGGGACAAGAAGAGGAGTCTGTTGTTTCTCAGCTCTCTTTTCTCACAGATATGTTACCAAGCACAGGAAACTCTCTGGAGAAAGAGACTGAGCGATTCAGGGAGCTGCTGCTTTTTGGGCGTAAAAAG GATGCATTGGAATCTGCCATGAAACACGGGCTGTGGGGACATGCGTTGCTACTCGCCAGCAAAATGGATAGCAGAACGCATGCGCGTGTTATGACCAG gTTTGCCAACAGCCTTCCGATTAACGATCCCCTGCAGACAGTTTATCAGCTCATGTCTGGAAGAATGCCAGCCGCGGCCACA tGCTGTGGAGATGAAAAATGGGGGGACTGGAGACCCCACATTGCTATGGTGCTGTCTAACCTAACCAATAATTTGGATGTACCATCTAGGACGATCACCACTATGGGAGACACACTAG CATCCAGAGGCCTCTTAGATGCTGCACACTTCTGCTATTTAATGGCTCAGGTTGGCTTTGGAGTCTACACTAAGAAAACTGCCAAGATAGTCCTGATAGGATCCAACCACAC TTTACCATTTGCAAAGTTTGCTTCCAATGAAGCCATCCAGCGAACTGAGGCATACGAATACGCTCAGTCTTTGGGCAGCCGGGCGTTCTCACTTCCCAATATTCAG GTTTTCAAGTTCATTTACGCCTGCCGCCTGGCTGAACACGGACTTTCTGCCCAAGCCTTCCATTATTGTGAAGTCATCTCCAGGGCTATTCTGAAGCATCCTTCTTATTACTCTCCAGTGCTCGTCAGCCAGCTGCTCGAG GTTTCCTCCCATTTGAGATTCTTTGACCCTCAGTTGAAGGAGAAACCAGAGCAAGAGTTATTCATTGAGCCTCCATGGCTGCTGCATCTTCGACACGTAGATATGCAGATAAAG AAAGGAACTATTGTTTACGACACTGGCAGAAGCACCCCGCAGCAGTACGCCTGCAGCACCCCAAGCTCCGAGCAGGACCATGTCAGCCAATCTGACGGCATAGGAGCTGTTCAAGAGATGGCTTTTGGTAATGAGAATCCGTTACTAGAAAATCTGTTGCCGAGTATGCCATCGGATCAAGGGTTTCAGCTCATGCCCCCAG GTCCTGAAAACCACCAATCTATTGATCACGTGTCTGCCATTGCTGAGCCTTCTTACCCAGCCGCACCTCCATCTCTTGTATCGAAACCTGGATTTTCACCTCCGGTAACGGCCCCAGGTTTTGTACAGTATAGTGGTGCACCTACATACCCAGCACCTGTAGTGGATCCTTTGACCCCACCTCCACAGGCAACGGATTTTGCTCCCCAAGAGCAGTGGAATCAGGATCCAG GAATGCAGAGAATAGCCCAGAATTCACCTCCCAAAACAACTTTCCGGGAACCAGGATTTGATTTCTATGGAGAAATGGCTAaaatg GCCCCTGGGCAGAGGTCCAGGACAGTGTCTCAGTCATCGACACACATG AGAAGAACTCGGACAACCTCCGAGTCATCCAGCCACTCTATAGGATCGGGAAGGAGAAACTCTGCCATAACGCaaccatctccccctcctcctgccatCCCAGAGCAAGACAGACAAGAGGCCAGAAAAGAGCCCAAGACACAGTCTTCATCTCAAGGG AGTGGCAAAAGTTGGTTTCCACTGAAAATTAGCTGGCTGCTGAGAAAGGGGAAGAACGAAGCGCACTTACCGGACGACCGAAACAAATCT ATTGTATGGGATGGAAAGAAGCAACGTTGGGTTAACCTGGATgagccagagggagaagag atcaagccccctcccccacctcctccacaCGGTATCCCTAAAGGATCTCAGAGCGCTGCCTTCGGTCCAGGAGGGCCACCTAACTCCTCTATCAACAAGTTTTCCATCAGAGCAG CAGGAACAAGAGGCCGTTACGTCGATGTCTTAAACCCTAGTGGTAGCAGACCTACCAACTCCGTTCTACCACCAGCAGATCTGTTTGCACCCTTGGCCCCAATGGCTATCCCAACAAATCTTTTTGTTCCTAATGCAG TTTCAGAAGAGCAGCAGCCAGCGGAAGCAAGTGGACCAGAGATGGTGCCAGCTTCAGATCAGGCCCACTATGATAACCCTTCACACACACAG gCTTCCAGTAACCTGGCGCCCACCTCGGGACCACCTGCTGGAGCTGTCCCGTTCTACAACCCTTCCCAATTTGCACAG CAGCCTTCAGGAGGGGCACGGCCTGGACGCCTTGGGCAGAGGAAGTACCCATCATTGAAGTAA